GTCGGTGCTGGCTGGATTGCTGGCTGCTGGACCGCCTTTTCCTCCTTCACCGCTGTCGGCGGCGTGACCGGCTGCTGTTTCGGACCAAAGTAGGCGGAGAAGAGATAAAAGACAGCAATCGACAGCACGACTGCAACAAGTGCGCGTTTTTCCATAGGTAGTGGCCTCTATTTTTCGGGAACGGGATCGTGGCCGCCCGGTTGCCAGGGATGACACCGCAACAGGCGACGCAGCATTAGCATACTCCCTCGACCAGGGCCGTGGCGACGAATGGACTCAAGGGAATACGCTGAACAGGAAGGATGGAAACGACAGGCAGGCGGCAATAGTGGAGATACTACCAGTTGGTAGAGACGAATTATGCCTGTGAGCAGATGGGTAAGCATCACCGAGAGCCGATCTTCTGCAGTGCTGTCGTTAATTCGTGGCGTAAAAGGGCGGCGCCGGCATCGTCTGCGGCAGCCCTCCGGGCGATCAGGTGCAGGTCACATGCCGGCAGCGAAGCACAGGCATGCCTGAAGAGTTCCCGCACCAGTCGCTTTATCCTATTGCGAACCACGGCGTTGCCGACCTTCCGGCTTACCGTGATGCCGATTCTGGGTACGGCGAGACCGTTTTCCATGACCAGCAGAACGAACGTGCGCCCACGGAAAAATGGAGCCGGTGCAGAAGAAAGGCGCAGATAATCACTGCGCCTCAGTAAACGGTTCTTCTTGGGGTAGGGTGCCCGCGCGGACAACACGGCTGTATG
The window above is part of the Trichlorobacter ammonificans genome. Proteins encoded here:
- the rnpA gene encoding ribonuclease P protein component; this translates as HTAVLSARAPYPKKNRLLRRSDYLRLSSAPAPFFRGRTFVLLVMENGLAVPRIGITVSRKVGNAVVRNRIKRLVRELFRHACASLPACDLHLIARRAAADDAGAALLRHELTTALQKIGSR
- the yidD gene encoding membrane protein insertion efficiency factor YidD → MLTHLLTGIIRLYQLVVSPLLPPACRFHPSCSAYSLESIRRHGPGRGSMLMLRRLLRCHPWQPGGHDPVPEK